The following proteins are encoded in a genomic region of Oncorhynchus kisutch isolate 150728-3 linkage group LG18, Okis_V2, whole genome shotgun sequence:
- the LOC116352916 gene encoding B-cell receptor CD22-like isoform X3, with the protein MMLNVSFSPKDTSTSISPADPVSVGSCVNLTCSSTANPPVTNFTWFKISEGKTTQVASGQSYTLNVTVVDGGLYYCEGRNSHGCGKSNEVQLAIKGHEEPVNPKVFEIVGKTLGLIFLFSLIVFFAWRRRTSRLPSGFDMTDRSQGLVGMNSPVGTVCSNQAMVGRGNQ; encoded by the exons ATGATGCTTAACGTTTCAT tctctcctaaGGACACCTCGACCTCCATCAGTCCAGCTGATCCGGTATCAGTGGGCAGCTGTGTTAATCTGACCTGCAGCAGTACAGCCAACCCTCCTGTGACAAACTTCACCTGGTTCAAGATCagtgaggggaaaacaactcagGTTGCATCTGGACAGAGTTACACCCTCAATGTGACTGTTGTTGATGGAGGACTATACTACTGTGAAGGAAGAAATAGTCACGGCTGTGGGAAGTCGAATGAAGTGCAGCTGGCTATAAAAG GGCATGAAGAGCCTGTTAACCCAAAGGTTTTTGAGATTGTAGGAAAAACCTTGGGGTTGATTTTCCTTTTCAGCCTGATCGTATTCTTTGCATG GAGGAGGAGAACATCTAGACTCCCCAGTGGGTTTGACATGACAGATCGTTCACAGGGACTGGTGGGAATG AACTCCCCGGTTGGGACAGTGTGCTCTAACCAGGCTATGGTCGGTAGAGGGAACCAGTAA
- the LOC116352916 gene encoding B-cell receptor CD22-like isoform X2 codes for MAGHENMFFLIGLFISGVLACFGQNGLNTTMPDRLDVLTGSCVQIPCSYDIPGKHHYTFNSTIITSGVWIKENTHFYRHPDNVIFNSSKTVNRYQGKITGNMSQKNCTTVFFNVTTNYTNIYFFRIESQPFLATDIEKSVKIVVRDFPSSPIITVSGEVKEGTPVSWNCSAVAPCPEHPPELTWTLPTQFTSENQLQENSDQTKSVLSTVTFTPSYLHHEKNITCTAVYPVGTSNKRAEHNMMLNVSFSPKDTSTSISPADPVSVGSCVNLTCSSTANPPVTNFTWFKISEGKTTQVASGQSYTLNVTVVDGGLYYCEGRNSHGCGKSNEVQLAIKGGGEHLDSPVGLT; via the exons ATGGCTGGTCATGAGAACATGTTTTTTCTCATTGGCCTCTTTATATCAG GTGTTTTGGCCTGTTTTGGCCAAAATGGTTTGAACACCACAATGCCAGATAGACTGGATGTACTGACTGGCTCCTGTGTGCAAATCCCATGTTCATATGATATTCCTGGCAAACATCACTATACATTTAACAGCACAATAATTACCTCTGGAGTGTGGattaaagaaaacacacactTTTACAGGCATCCGGACaatgtgatatttaacagtagtaaGACAGTCAACAGATATCAAGGGAAGATAACTGGAAACATGTCTCAGAAGAACTGCACCACAGTCTTCTTCAATGTAACCACCAATTACACTAATATATACTTCTTCAGAATTGAGAGTCAACCATTCCTTGCAACAGACATTGAAAAGTCTGTTAAAATAGTTGTCAGAG ATTTTCCTTCCAGTCCCATCATTACTGTctcaggagaggtgaaggaaGGGACCCCTGTCAGTTGGAACTGCTCTGCTGTCGCTCCCTGTCCCGAACAcccccctgagctgacatggacTCTCCCAACACAGTTCACATCTGAGAACCAACTGCAGGAGAATTCAGACCAAACCAAATCAGTTCTCTCCACGGTGACCTTCACTCCGTCATATCTTCATCATGAGAAGAACATCACTTGTACTGCAGTCTACCCAGTAGGGACAAGCAACAAGAGAGCTGAACATAACATGATGCTTAACGTTTCAT tctctcctaaGGACACCTCGACCTCCATCAGTCCAGCTGATCCGGTATCAGTGGGCAGCTGTGTTAATCTGACCTGCAGCAGTACAGCCAACCCTCCTGTGACAAACTTCACCTGGTTCAAGATCagtgaggggaaaacaactcagGTTGCATCTGGACAGAGTTACACCCTCAATGTGACTGTTGTTGATGGAGGACTATACTACTGTGAAGGAAGAAATAGTCACGGCTGTGGGAAGTCGAATGAAGTGCAGCTGGCTATAAAAG GAGGAGGAGAACATCTAGACTCCCCAGTGGGTTTGACATGA
- the LOC116352916 gene encoding vascular cell adhesion protein 1-like isoform X1, with the protein MAGHENMFFLIGLFISGVLACFGQNGLNTTMPDRLDVLTGSCVQIPCSYDIPGKHHYTFNSTIITSGVWIKENTHFYRHPDNVIFNSSKTVNRYQGKITGNMSQKNCTTVFFNVTTNYTNIYFFRIESQPFLATDIEKSVKIVVRDFPSSPIITVSGEVKEGTPVSWNCSAVAPCPEHPPELTWTLPTQFTSENQLQENSDQTKSVLSTVTFTPSYLHHEKNITCTAVYPVGTSNKRAEHNMMLNVSFSPKDTSTSISPADPVSVGSCVNLTCSSTANPPVTNFTWFKISEGKTTQVASGQSYTLNVTVVDGGLYYCEGRNSHGCGKSNEVQLAIKGHEEPVNPKVFEIVGKTLGLIFLFSLIVFFAWRRRTSRLPSGFDMTDRSQGLVGMNSPVGTVCSNQAMVGRGNQ; encoded by the exons ATGGCTGGTCATGAGAACATGTTTTTTCTCATTGGCCTCTTTATATCAG GTGTTTTGGCCTGTTTTGGCCAAAATGGTTTGAACACCACAATGCCAGATAGACTGGATGTACTGACTGGCTCCTGTGTGCAAATCCCATGTTCATATGATATTCCTGGCAAACATCACTATACATTTAACAGCACAATAATTACCTCTGGAGTGTGGattaaagaaaacacacactTTTACAGGCATCCGGACaatgtgatatttaacagtagtaaGACAGTCAACAGATATCAAGGGAAGATAACTGGAAACATGTCTCAGAAGAACTGCACCACAGTCTTCTTCAATGTAACCACCAATTACACTAATATATACTTCTTCAGAATTGAGAGTCAACCATTCCTTGCAACAGACATTGAAAAGTCTGTTAAAATAGTTGTCAGAG ATTTTCCTTCCAGTCCCATCATTACTGTctcaggagaggtgaaggaaGGGACCCCTGTCAGTTGGAACTGCTCTGCTGTCGCTCCCTGTCCCGAACAcccccctgagctgacatggacTCTCCCAACACAGTTCACATCTGAGAACCAACTGCAGGAGAATTCAGACCAAACCAAATCAGTTCTCTCCACGGTGACCTTCACTCCGTCATATCTTCATCATGAGAAGAACATCACTTGTACTGCAGTCTACCCAGTAGGGACAAGCAACAAGAGAGCTGAACATAACATGATGCTTAACGTTTCAT tctctcctaaGGACACCTCGACCTCCATCAGTCCAGCTGATCCGGTATCAGTGGGCAGCTGTGTTAATCTGACCTGCAGCAGTACAGCCAACCCTCCTGTGACAAACTTCACCTGGTTCAAGATCagtgaggggaaaacaactcagGTTGCATCTGGACAGAGTTACACCCTCAATGTGACTGTTGTTGATGGAGGACTATACTACTGTGAAGGAAGAAATAGTCACGGCTGTGGGAAGTCGAATGAAGTGCAGCTGGCTATAAAAG GGCATGAAGAGCCTGTTAACCCAAAGGTTTTTGAGATTGTAGGAAAAACCTTGGGGTTGATTTTCCTTTTCAGCCTGATCGTATTCTTTGCATG GAGGAGGAGAACATCTAGACTCCCCAGTGGGTTTGACATGACAGATCGTTCACAGGGACTGGTGGGAATG AACTCCCCGGTTGGGACAGTGTGCTCTAACCAGGCTATGGTCGGTAGAGGGAACCAGTAA
- the LOC109909787 gene encoding sialic acid-binding Ig-like lectin 7 encodes MECSGVGFEPEGVLACFGQRHLITTMPDRLDVLTGSCVQIPCSFDVPVQHKDTFISAILPSGVWIKENSNFGEHPDRVIFNSSETFNRYQGKITGNMSQKNCTTIFFNVTTNYTNRYYFRIESQPYRATDPEKFVNIVVRGEVKEGTPVSLNCSAVAPCPEHPPELTWTLPTQFTSENQLQENPDQTNSVLSTVTFTPSYLHHEMNITCTAVYPVGTSNKTAEHNMMLNVSFSPKDTSASISPADSVLVGSCVNLTCSSTANPPVTNFTWFHISEGKTTKVASGQNYFLNVTAGDGGQYYCEGRNSHGCGKSNEVQLAIKGQELVIGVAAGTLGAILLISLISLFVWRRNSRLHDGLERTDSPQGQNSPVGTVCTNQTTAGEEPEEPAEDQPEEIQYGDIDFSKLQTKETPAAAQDRIQGQESEYAEVNVTGSRAQEPPLNNLDGLYAQVN; translated from the exons ATGGAGTGCTCGGGTGTTGGGTTTGAGCCTGAAG GTGTTTTGGCCTGTTTTGGCCAACGACATTTGATCACCACAATGCCAGATAGACTGGACGTACTGACTGGCTCCTGTGTGCAAATCCCATGTTCATTTGATGTTCCCGTCCAACATAAGGATACATTTATCAGCGCAATACTACCCTCTGGTGTGTGGATTAAAGAAAACTCAAACTTTGGTGAGCATCCGGACAgagtgatatttaacagtagcgaGACGTTCAACAGATATCAAGGGAAGATAACTGGAAACATGTCCCAGAAGAACTGCACCACAATCTTCTTCAATGTAACCACCAATTACACTAATAGATACTACTTCAGGATTGAGAGTCAACCATACCGTGCAACAGATCCTGAAAAGTTTGTTAATATAGTTGTCAGAG GTGAGGTGAAGGAAGGGACCCCTGTCAGTTTGAACTGCTCTGCAGTCGCTCCCTGTCCCGAACAcccccctgagctgacatggacTCTCCCAACACAGTTTACATCTGAGAACCAACTGCAGGAGAATCCAGACCAAACCAATTCAGTTCTCTCCACGGTGACCTTCACTCCGTCATACCTTCATCATGAGATGAACATCACTTGTACTGCAGTCTACCCAGTAGGGACAAGCAACAAGACAGCTGAACATAACATGATGCTTAACGTTTCAT tctctcctaaGGACACCTCGGCCTCCATCAGTCCAGCTGATTCAGTATTAGTGGGCAGCTGTGTTAATCTGACCTGCAGCAGTACAGCCAACCCTCCTGTGACAAACTTCACCTGGTTCCATATCAGTGAGGGTAAAACAACAAAGGTTGCATCTGGACAGAATTACTTCCTCAATGTGACTGCTGGTGATGGAGGACAGTACTACTGTGAAGGAAGAAATAGTCACGGCTGTGGGAAGTCGAATGAAGTGCAGCTGGCTATAAAAG GTCAAGAATTGGTTATTGGGGTTGCAGCAGGAACTCTGGGGGCCATTTTGCTTATCAGCCTGATCAGTCTTTTTGTATG GAGGAGAAACTCGAGGCTCCACGATGGACTTGAAAGGACAGACAGTCCACAGGGACAG AACTCCCCGGTTGGGACAGTGTGTACTAACCAGACCACAGCCGGAGAGGAACCAGAGGAACCTGCAGAAGACCAGCCTGAAGAGATCCAATACGGTGACATAGACTTCTCCAAACTACAGACCAAAGAGACCCCAGCTGCAGCCCAGGACAGGATCCAGGGACAGGAGAGTGAGTACGCTGAAGTCAACGTGACCGGGAGTAGGGCCCAGGAACCACCTCTTAACAACCTAGATGGGCTTTATGCACAAGTGAATTAA
- the LOC109909625 gene encoding flap endonuclease 1 codes for MGIHGLAKLIADQAPSAIKEQDIKNYFGRKIAIDASMCMYQFLVAVRQDGNVLQNEDGETTSHLMGMFYRTIRMLEHGIKPVYVFDGKPPQLKSGELEKRGERRAEAEKLLAQAQEAGEQENIDKFSKRLVKVTRQHNDECKKLLTLMGVPYIEAPCEAEASCAALVKAGKVFATATEDMDGLTFGTGVLLRHLTASEAKKLPIQEFLFSRLLQDINLTHEQFIDLCILLGCDYCGTIKGIGPKRAIDLIRQHGSIEEILENIDPSKHPAPEDWLYKEARGLFLQPDVVDCSTVDLKWSEPNEDALIQFMCAEKQFSEDRIKNGCKKILKSRQGSTQGRLDTFFTITGSLSSKRKEPETKGSNKKKQKTGATPGKFKKGK; via the exons ATGGGAATTCACGGGCTTGCAAAGTTGATTGCAGACCAGGCACCATCTGCTATAAAAGAACAAGACATCAAGAACTACTTTG GGCGGAAGATCGCAATAGACGCCTCCATGTGTATGTATCAGTTCCTTGTCGCTGTCAGACAGGATGGTAATGTGCTACAAAACGAGGATGGAGAGACCAcaag CCATCTCATGGGCATGTTCTACCGAACTATCCGCATGCTGGAGCACGGCATCAAGCCTGTCTATGTGTTTGATGGCAAGCCCCCACAGCTGAAGTCAGGAGAG ctggagaagagaggagagaggagggctgagGCTGAGAAACTGCTGGCCCAGGCACAGGAAGCAG GGGAGCAGGAGAACATTGATAAGTTCAGTAAACGTCTGGTGAAAGTCACCCGGCAACACAACGACGAATGCAAGAAGCTGCTCACCCTGATGGGGGTGCCATACATTGAG GCTCCGTGTGAGGCTGAGGCGAGCTGCGCTGCTCTGGTTAAGGCTGGGAAGGTGTTTGCCACTGCAACAGAGGATATGGACGGTCTGACTTTTGGAACAGGGGTCCTACTAAGGCACCTCACTGCCAGCGAAGCCAA AAAGCTTCCTATCCAGGAGTTCCTGTTCAGTCGCCTTCTGCAGGACATTAATCTGACCCATGAGCAG TTCATAGACCTGTGCATACTGCTGGGCTGTGACTACTGTGGTACTATCAAGGGAATCGGGCCCAAGAGAGCCATTGACTTGATCAGACAACACGGCTCCATCGAGGAGATTCTGGAGAACATCGACCCATCT AAGCACCCTGCCCCAGAGGACTGGCTGTATAAGGAAGCCAGAGGGCTGTTCCTGCAGCCTGACGTGGTGGACTGCTCCACCGTAGACCTCAAGTGGAGCGAGCCTAACGAGGATGCCCTCATCCAGTTCATGTGTGCAGAGAAACAGTTCAG TGAGGACCGCATCAAGAACGGCTGTAAGAAGATTCTGAAGAGCCGACAGGGCAGCACACAGGGACGACTGGACACCTTCTTCACCATCACCGGGTCTCTGTCATCAAAACGCAAG GAACCTGAGACAAAGGGATCCAACAAGAAGAAACAGAAGACCGGTGCAACCCCAGGCAAATTTAAGAAGGGCAAATAG